One segment of Streptomyces sp. NA02950 DNA contains the following:
- a CDS encoding ATP-binding protein, with protein MSQRITRTDTSVSHFTVLLSATRKGARLGRSMASERLVTWGLPVENAALVIAELTANAALHGRVPGRNVRLTLKVVGDTLRIEVRDPCTDRLPAVRRKPEEEAPGESGHGLLLVEELADRWGVVPGLVGKTVWAELTVHRPGTDRMYATSATLV; from the coding sequence GTGAGCCAACGAATCACTCGAACCGACACCTCCGTTTCGCACTTCACCGTGCTGCTCTCCGCCACCCGCAAGGGCGCCCGGCTCGGTCGGTCAATGGCCTCCGAACGGCTCGTCACCTGGGGGCTGCCGGTCGAGAACGCCGCGCTGGTCATCGCCGAGCTGACCGCGAACGCCGCGCTCCACGGCCGGGTCCCGGGACGGAACGTCCGACTGACGCTCAAAGTCGTGGGTGACACCCTCCGCATCGAGGTACGCGACCCCTGCACCGACCGGCTGCCCGCCGTGCGCCGCAAGCCGGAGGAGGAGGCCCCGGGCGAGTCCGGCCACGGGCTGCTGCTCGTCGAGGAGCTCGCCGACCGCTGGGGCGTCGTCCCGGGCCTGGTCGGCAAGACGGTCTGGGCCGAGCTGACCGTGCATCGCCCGGGCACCGACCGGATGTATGCGACATCGGCTACCCTTGTATGA
- a CDS encoding helix-turn-helix transcriptional regulator: protein MEDEESAAVLRAVGRQIKLWREAAGLKQAELGAAIGYGEEQVSAVERARRIPSVGFLDKADEVLGAGGKISAMKKDVAEARYPKKVRDLAKLEAEAVELGAYANHNVHGLLQTPEYARALYEMRRPSLAEEEIERYVAARLARQEIFGWRPAPLLTFVQEEVTLTRPLGGRMLLRRQLEHLLELGQLRHVEIQVMPTDREDHAGMGGQLQLLKIKDGATVGHWEAQLSNRLISEPKEVQILEMRYGIIRSQALTPRESLAFIEKLRGET from the coding sequence ATGGAGGACGAGGAGAGCGCGGCTGTACTGCGGGCGGTCGGCCGTCAGATCAAGCTCTGGCGCGAGGCGGCCGGGCTGAAGCAGGCGGAGTTGGGCGCTGCGATCGGTTACGGAGAGGAACAGGTTTCGGCCGTCGAACGGGCCCGGCGGATCCCCAGCGTCGGGTTCCTGGACAAGGCGGATGAGGTGCTGGGGGCAGGCGGCAAGATCTCGGCGATGAAGAAGGATGTCGCGGAGGCGCGGTATCCGAAGAAGGTGCGCGATCTGGCGAAGTTGGAGGCCGAGGCGGTCGAGCTGGGTGCGTACGCCAACCACAACGTGCATGGGCTGTTACAGACACCCGAGTACGCCCGTGCCCTCTACGAGATGCGACGACCGTCCTTGGCGGAAGAGGAGATTGAGCGCTACGTAGCGGCACGACTGGCCAGGCAGGAGATCTTTGGATGGCGTCCCGCGCCCCTGCTGACCTTTGTCCAGGAAGAGGTGACGCTGACTCGCCCGCTCGGGGGCAGAATGCTATTGCGTCGTCAGCTCGAACACCTATTGGAACTCGGCCAGTTGAGGCACGTTGAGATCCAGGTGATGCCGACAGACCGAGAGGACCATGCCGGAATGGGCGGGCAGCTCCAACTGCTGAAGATCAAGGACGGCGCAACGGTGGGCCACTGGGAAGCCCAGTTGTCCAACCGCCTGATCTCCGAACCCAAAGAGGTCCAGATCCTCGAGATGCGTTATGGGATCATCCGGTCGCAGGCCCTCACGCCGCGTGAGTCTCTGGCCTTCATCGAGAAACTGCGGGGAGAGACATGA
- a CDS encoding DUF397 domain-containing protein: protein MTLKSGEWIKSSYSSNDGPECVEVAWIKSSYSSNDGPNCVEVAADPCGSIHIRDSKIPDGPRLAVTPAAWTAFLGYASHR from the coding sequence ATGACCCTCAAGTCAGGCGAGTGGATCAAGAGCAGCTACAGCAGCAACGACGGCCCTGAATGCGTCGAAGTTGCCTGGATCAAGAGCAGCTACAGCAGCAATGACGGTCCCAACTGCGTTGAGGTCGCCGCCGACCCTTGCGGCAGTATCCACATCCGCGACTCCAAGATCCCCGACGGACCTCGGCTCGCCGTCACCCCGGCCGCCTGGACCGCGTTCCTCGGCTACGCCTCGCACCGCTGA
- the gntA gene encoding guanitoxin biosynthesis heme-dependent pre-guanitoxin N-hydroxylase GntA, with the protein MMLDARDEVERFILGDRFACLAGRSAWRKGGITHRHYDLMGSEDSARLMALDLADFVDSADWSAKSFTSFIATFEQPRGVDELRFEELLWEQLQLLHEQDARSYRWAEGYSSDPQAQEFAYSVAGHPFFVIGLHETHRRWGRRPPFPMLAFNSHEQFDRIKGANMWDRLAEKIRKQDIQLQGDINPNLLEYEQLSEARRYSGRPKPADWQCPFAAREGEREPALMGPAPA; encoded by the coding sequence ATGATGTTGGACGCACGTGACGAAGTGGAGCGGTTCATTCTGGGTGACCGGTTCGCTTGCCTGGCGGGACGCTCCGCCTGGCGCAAGGGTGGCATCACCCATCGTCACTACGACCTGATGGGATCCGAGGATTCGGCCCGGCTGATGGCACTCGATCTCGCGGATTTCGTGGACTCGGCGGACTGGAGCGCCAAGTCGTTCACGAGTTTCATCGCGACCTTCGAGCAGCCTCGCGGGGTGGACGAGCTCCGGTTCGAGGAGCTGCTGTGGGAACAGCTCCAGCTGCTCCACGAACAGGACGCCCGGTCCTATCGCTGGGCCGAGGGGTATTCGTCCGATCCGCAGGCTCAGGAGTTCGCCTATAGCGTCGCCGGTCATCCCTTCTTCGTCATCGGCCTCCACGAGACCCATCGCCGCTGGGGCCGCCGTCCTCCGTTCCCGATGCTGGCCTTCAACTCGCATGAGCAGTTCGACCGCATCAAGGGCGCCAACATGTGGGACCGGCTCGCGGAGAAGATCCGCAAGCAGGACATCCAGCTCCAGGGCGACATAAACCCCAACCTGCTCGAGTACGAGCAGCTCTCCGAGGCCCGCCGCTACTCCGGCCGCCCGAAGCCGGCGGACTGGCAGTGCCCGTTCGCTGCCCGCGAGGGCGAGCGCGAGCCCGCGCTGATGGGTCCGGCCCCGGCCTGA
- a CDS encoding sulfite exporter TauE/SafE family protein — MTPWEMAAVFAAGTGAGAINTVVGSGTLITFPVLLATGLPPVTATVSNALGLVPGSVSGAIGYRKELTGQARRILRLCSAALIGGLAGATLLLALPSTAFEMIVPVLVGLALVLVVLQPRISRAVRERREAAGGPRHRDGGPLLFAGLTLASVYGGYFAAAQGIIYMSLMGMLLDEPLQRLNAAKNVYVAVVNTVAAIFFLFAAHFDWTAVALIAVGSALGGQIGAAVGRRFSPAVLRALIVTVGTVAIVQLVVR; from the coding sequence GTGACACCGTGGGAAATGGCCGCCGTCTTCGCGGCGGGTACCGGCGCGGGCGCCATCAACACCGTCGTCGGCTCCGGGACGCTGATCACCTTCCCCGTTCTGCTGGCCACCGGTCTGCCGCCCGTCACCGCCACCGTCTCCAACGCGCTGGGCCTGGTCCCCGGCTCCGTCAGCGGCGCCATCGGCTACCGCAAGGAGCTCACCGGCCAGGCCCGGCGCATCCTCAGGCTCTGCTCGGCCGCCCTCATCGGCGGGCTCGCCGGCGCCACCCTGCTGCTGGCCCTGCCCAGTACGGCCTTCGAGATGATCGTGCCCGTGCTGGTGGGCCTGGCGCTGGTCCTGGTCGTCCTCCAGCCGCGGATCAGCCGGGCCGTACGCGAGCGCCGGGAGGCGGCGGGCGGCCCGCGCCATCGGGACGGCGGCCCGCTGCTGTTCGCGGGTCTGACACTCGCCAGCGTCTACGGCGGCTACTTCGCCGCCGCCCAGGGGATCATCTACATGTCCCTGATGGGCATGCTGCTCGACGAACCCCTGCAACGCCTCAACGCCGCCAAGAACGTCTACGTGGCCGTGGTCAACACCGTCGCCGCGATCTTCTTCCTCTTCGCCGCCCACTTCGACTGGACGGCCGTCGCCCTGATCGCGGTCGGCTCCGCCCTGGGCGGGCAGATAGGGGCCGCGGTGGGCCGCCGCTTCAGCCCGGCCGTACTGCGCGCGCTCATCGTGACGGTGGGCACGGTGGCGATCGTGCAGCTGGTGGTGCGGTGA
- a CDS encoding alpha/beta fold hydrolase, with protein MPHYTSYDNTELAYRVLEARDGSARPPLICLAGGPGRDAAYLGDLGGLDAHHTLIVPDSRGTGDSPPATDPSGYSFPGLAEDLEALRRHLGLSRFPLLAHDAAAATAQAYAAAHPEHLTHLVLVCPGARLQGELPEDAREIFEARADEPWWQEAYVAVQLLPDTTDFGEVRRLLLQAAPMAYGRWDEPQRAHAAAEGEQLGPVPRAGFWQGVDEAGRRAVLARLREVACPVLAVTGDKDAVTGVRAGELVAESFPNGRSQPLHGVGHYPWVDEPDLFRPLVEDFLANRPARP; from the coding sequence ATGCCGCACTACACGTCGTACGACAACACCGAGCTGGCCTATCGCGTCCTGGAGGCCCGGGACGGCTCCGCGCGGCCGCCGCTCATCTGTCTGGCCGGAGGGCCGGGGCGGGACGCCGCCTACCTGGGCGACCTCGGCGGGCTCGACGCCCATCACACGCTGATCGTCCCCGACAGCCGCGGCACCGGGGACTCCCCTCCGGCCACCGACCCCAGCGGCTATTCCTTCCCGGGGCTGGCCGAGGACCTGGAGGCGCTCCGCCGCCATCTGGGGCTGAGCCGCTTCCCGCTGCTGGCACACGACGCGGCGGCCGCGACGGCGCAGGCGTACGCGGCCGCACACCCCGAGCACCTCACCCATCTGGTGCTGGTCTGTCCGGGCGCCCGGCTCCAGGGCGAACTGCCCGAGGACGCCCGCGAGATCTTCGAGGCGCGCGCGGACGAGCCGTGGTGGCAGGAGGCGTACGTCGCGGTGCAGCTGCTGCCCGACACCACCGACTTCGGCGAGGTGCGCAGACTGCTCCTCCAGGCCGCCCCGATGGCCTACGGCCGCTGGGACGAGCCCCAGCGTGCCCATGCGGCGGCCGAGGGCGAGCAACTCGGCCCGGTGCCGCGCGCCGGCTTCTGGCAGGGCGTCGACGAGGCGGGGCGCCGCGCGGTGCTGGCCCGGCTGCGCGAGGTGGCCTGCCCGGTGCTGGCGGTGACGGGGGACAAGGACGCGGTGACCGGTGTACGGGCGGGGGAACTGGTCGCGGAGTCCTTCCCCAACGGCCGGTCGCAGCCGCTGCACGGCGTGGGCCACTACCCGTGGGTGGACGAGCCGGATCTGTTCCGCCCGCTGGTCGAGGACTTCCTCGCGAACCGTCCGGCCCGGCCGTAG
- a CDS encoding LysR family transcriptional regulator, translating into MFDSRHIKTFHEVVSAGSYSAAARALGYTQPAITQQMKALERAVGSPLFIRVGRGMRLTEAGETLARHADTILSSISTAQQQMNAITRLRSGRVRVCAFPSANATLIPEALARLAATHPGVRVELLEEEPPESLGRVVRGECDITLAFTYPGLHEEVPAELVEIPLLEDQLTVLLPTGHPLARRRAVKLAELSEERWIAGCLRCRANFLHECAEQGFAPDIAFTTDDNLVVQSMVAAGLGVAMMPGLVLSFLCHRKVTGRALDPASRRHVSAYVLREHLEIPATARVLEELKTVAGNRVGC; encoded by the coding sequence GTGTTCGATTCCCGGCACATCAAGACGTTCCACGAGGTGGTCAGCGCCGGTTCCTACTCGGCGGCCGCCCGTGCCCTCGGCTATACCCAGCCCGCCATCACCCAGCAGATGAAGGCGCTCGAACGGGCCGTCGGCAGCCCGCTGTTCATCCGGGTCGGCCGGGGGATGCGGCTGACCGAGGCCGGGGAGACCCTGGCCCGGCACGCGGACACCATCCTGTCCAGCATCTCCACCGCCCAGCAGCAGATGAACGCCATCACCCGGCTGCGCTCGGGCCGGGTGCGGGTGTGCGCCTTCCCCAGCGCCAACGCCACCCTCATCCCCGAGGCCCTGGCCCGGCTCGCCGCCACCCACCCGGGGGTACGGGTGGAGCTGCTGGAGGAGGAGCCGCCGGAGTCGCTGGGGCGGGTGGTGCGCGGTGAGTGCGACATCACGCTCGCCTTCACCTACCCCGGGCTGCACGAGGAGGTGCCCGCCGAGCTGGTCGAGATCCCGCTGCTGGAGGACCAGCTGACGGTGCTGCTGCCGACCGGGCATCCGCTGGCCCGGCGGCGCGCGGTCAAGCTGGCCGAGCTGAGCGAGGAGCGCTGGATCGCCGGATGTCTGCGCTGCCGCGCCAACTTCCTGCACGAGTGCGCCGAGCAGGGCTTCGCCCCCGACATCGCCTTCACCACCGACGACAATCTGGTGGTGCAGAGCATGGTCGCGGCGGGCCTGGGGGTCGCGATGATGCCGGGGCTGGTGCTGTCCTTCCTGTGCCATCGGAAGGTCACCGGGCGCGCGCTGGACCCCGCCTCGCGCCGCCACGTCTCGGCGTACGTCCTGCGTGAGCATCTGGAGATCCCGGCGACGGCGCGGGTGCTGGAGGAGCTGAAGACGGTGGCGGGGAACCGGGTCGGCTGCTGA
- a CDS encoding cysteine dioxygenase family protein → MTTTPTEPTVFRVTARLGAFVDGVREAVGRGLPPDVTAYLVGERLAPFLGAADLLTPEQREGHPDRYRQHILHAEPDGSFSIVALVWLPGQRTSIHDHVSWCVTGVHEGEEHERRYRLVPDGLSSRLVAEKDVVNPRGSVCGFAPPGDIHRVWNACGATAISIHVYGADIARLGSSVRRVYELPTEDEL, encoded by the coding sequence ATGACCACCACGCCGACCGAACCCACCGTCTTCCGCGTCACGGCGCGCCTCGGCGCGTTCGTCGACGGCGTACGCGAGGCCGTCGGACGCGGCCTGCCGCCCGATGTGACCGCCTATCTCGTGGGCGAACGGCTCGCGCCCTTCCTCGGCGCGGCCGATCTGCTCACCCCCGAGCAGCGGGAGGGCCACCCCGACCGCTACCGCCAGCACATCCTGCACGCCGAACCCGACGGCAGCTTCTCGATCGTCGCCCTGGTCTGGCTGCCCGGCCAGCGCACCTCCATCCATGACCATGTGTCCTGGTGTGTGACCGGTGTCCACGAGGGCGAGGAGCACGAGCGGCGTTACCGGCTGGTGCCGGACGGGCTGAGCTCACGGCTGGTCGCGGAGAAGGACGTGGTCAACCCGCGGGGGTCGGTCTGCGGTTTTGCGCCACCCGGAGATATCCACAGGGTGTGGAACGCCTGCGGGGCCACCGCGATCTCGATCCATGTCTACGGCGCGGACATCGCGCGGCTGGGCAGCAGCGTACGGCGGGTGTACGAGCTGCCGACGGAGGACGAGCTGTGA
- a CDS encoding YeiH family protein, whose protein sequence is MALTGARAAGRVNTAPAAVASAGSAASAGSAASAAPGRRLPAPASGLGLAAAGVAVAWCVHWLVPAVPLLTAAVVLGITAAHLPGVRGLVRGGCRAGLSFAGKRLMRLGIVLLGLGLGLGDVLGLGWATVAMVLGVVAATFFGTWWLGRRMGLRGDQPLLIATGYSICGASAIGAVSEVSESDERDVATSVALVTLCGTLAIAVLPLLQHPLGLSDAEFGRWAGASVHDVGQVVATAQTAGHGALNEAVLVKLVRVALLAPLVAALALSARARRTAAEGGRGTGGAGAAGGAGTRRPPLVPLFVLGFLAMAAVRSTGVLPTAALDTAGDVRELLLAAALFGLGSAVHLPSLSRTGARVAGLGLCAWVVIAGVSYAGVLLTA, encoded by the coding sequence ATGGCGCTGACGGGGGCGCGGGCCGCCGGGCGCGTGAACACCGCGCCCGCTGCCGTTGCGTCCGCCGGATCCGCCGCGTCCGCCGGATCCGCCGCGTCCGCCGCGCCGGGCCGTCGGCTGCCCGCTCCCGCGTCCGGCCTCGGGCTCGCGGCGGCCGGGGTCGCGGTCGCCTGGTGCGTCCACTGGCTCGTACCCGCCGTTCCCCTGCTCACCGCGGCCGTGGTGCTGGGCATCACGGCCGCCCATCTGCCCGGTGTGCGGGGCCTGGTGCGCGGAGGGTGCCGCGCGGGGCTCTCGTTCGCCGGGAAGCGGCTGATGCGGCTGGGCATCGTGCTGCTGGGTCTCGGGCTCGGCCTCGGAGACGTGCTCGGCCTCGGCTGGGCCACGGTGGCGATGGTGCTCGGCGTGGTCGCGGCAACGTTCTTCGGCACCTGGTGGCTCGGCCGCCGGATGGGACTGCGCGGGGACCAGCCGCTGCTGATCGCCACCGGTTATTCCATCTGTGGCGCGTCCGCGATCGGCGCGGTCAGCGAGGTCTCGGAGAGCGACGAGCGAGATGTGGCCACCTCCGTGGCGCTGGTGACGCTGTGCGGCACGCTCGCCATCGCCGTACTGCCGCTGCTCCAGCATCCGTTGGGGCTGAGCGACGCGGAGTTCGGCCGGTGGGCGGGCGCGAGTGTGCACGACGTGGGCCAGGTGGTGGCGACCGCGCAGACCGCCGGGCACGGAGCGCTGAACGAAGCGGTGCTGGTCAAGCTGGTGCGGGTGGCGCTGCTCGCACCGCTGGTCGCGGCACTGGCGCTGTCGGCGCGGGCGCGCCGGACCGCGGCCGAGGGAGGCAGGGGGACCGGGGGGGCCGGGGCTGCGGGCGGCGCGGGGACACGGCGGCCGCCGCTGGTGCCGCTCTTCGTCCTCGGCTTCCTGGCCATGGCCGCCGTGCGCAGTACGGGCGTGCTGCCCACGGCCGCGCTCGACACCGCCGGAGACGTCCGTGAACTCCTCCTCGCCGCCGCCCTGTTCGGCCTGGGCAGCGCGGTCCACCTCCCCTCGCTGTCCCGGACGGGGGCACGGGTGGCGGGCCTGGGGCTGTGCGCGTGGGTGGTGATCGCGGGGGTCTCGTACGCGGGCGTGCTGCTGACGGCGTAG
- a CDS encoding DEAD/DEAH box helicase — MSTTASSTSHHLSPAFPGRAPWGTASKLRAWQQGAMDKYIQEQPRDFLAVATPGAGKTTFALTLASWLLHHHVVQQVTVVAPTEHLKKQWAEAAARIGIKLDPEYSAGPLGKEYHGVAVTYAGVGVRPMLHRNRSEQRKTLVILDEIHHAGDSRSWGEACLEAFEPATRRLALTGTPFRSDTNPIPFVTYEEGNDGIRRSSADYTYGYGNALGDGVVRPVIFLSYSGNMRWRTKAGDEIAARLGEPMTKDAVSQAWRTALDPRGDWMPNVLRAADQRLTEVRKGIPDAGALVIASDQESARAYAKLIREITGTKATLVLSDEAAASQRIEDFSHSDDRWMVAVRMVSEGVDVPRLAVGVYATTISTPLFFAQAVGRFVRSRRRGETASVFLPTIPTLLGFAGEMEVERDHVLDKPKKDGEEENPYAEEEKLLEEAEKQQDEDTGEQDQLPFEALESDAVFDRVLYDGAEFGMQAHPGSDEEQDYLGIPGLLEPDQVQMLLQRRQAKQIAHSRKRPDAEADLLEVPAERRPVVTHKELLELRKQLNTLVGAYVHQSGKPHGVIHTELRRVCGGPPSAEATAGQIRERIKKVREWATRMR, encoded by the coding sequence GTGAGTACTACCGCCTCCAGCACCAGCCATCACCTCTCGCCCGCCTTCCCCGGGCGGGCGCCCTGGGGTACCGCGAGCAAGCTGCGCGCCTGGCAGCAGGGCGCCATGGACAAGTACATCCAGGAGCAGCCGAGGGACTTCCTCGCGGTCGCGACGCCCGGCGCGGGCAAGACGACCTTCGCGCTGACCCTCGCGTCCTGGCTGCTGCACCACCATGTGGTGCAGCAGGTGACGGTCGTCGCGCCCACCGAGCATCTGAAGAAGCAGTGGGCGGAGGCCGCGGCGCGGATAGGGATCAAGCTGGACCCGGAGTACAGCGCGGGTCCCCTCGGCAAGGAGTACCACGGCGTCGCGGTGACCTACGCGGGCGTCGGCGTCCGCCCGATGCTGCACCGCAACCGGAGCGAGCAGCGCAAGACCCTCGTCATCCTCGACGAGATCCACCACGCCGGTGACTCCCGCTCCTGGGGCGAGGCGTGCCTCGAGGCGTTCGAGCCCGCGACCCGGCGGCTGGCGCTCACCGGTACGCCCTTCCGGTCGGACACCAACCCCATCCCCTTCGTCACCTACGAAGAGGGCAACGACGGCATCCGCCGCTCCTCCGCCGACTACACCTACGGCTACGGCAACGCGCTCGGCGACGGTGTCGTCCGGCCGGTCATCTTCCTCTCCTACAGCGGCAACATGCGCTGGCGCACCAAGGCGGGCGACGAGATCGCGGCGCGGCTGGGCGAGCCCATGACCAAGGACGCCGTCTCGCAGGCGTGGCGCACCGCGCTCGATCCGCGCGGCGACTGGATGCCGAACGTGCTGCGCGCCGCCGACCAGCGGCTGACCGAGGTCCGCAAGGGCATCCCGGACGCGGGCGCGCTGGTGATCGCCTCCGACCAGGAGTCGGCCCGCGCCTACGCCAAGCTGATCCGCGAGATCACCGGTACCAAGGCCACCCTGGTGCTCTCCGACGAGGCCGCCGCCTCGCAGCGGATCGAGGACTTCAGCCACTCCGACGACCGCTGGATGGTTGCGGTCCGCATGGTGTCGGAGGGCGTGGACGTGCCCCGGCTGGCGGTCGGGGTGTACGCCACCACCATCTCGACGCCGCTGTTCTTCGCGCAGGCCGTCGGCCGCTTCGTACGGTCGCGGCGGCGCGGTGAGACCGCGTCGGTGTTCCTCCCCACCATTCCGACGCTGCTCGGCTTCGCAGGCGAGATGGAGGTCGAGCGCGACCACGTCCTGGACAAGCCGAAGAAGGACGGCGAGGAGGAGAACCCGTACGCGGAGGAGGAGAAGCTCCTCGAGGAGGCCGAGAAGCAGCAGGACGAGGACACCGGCGAGCAGGACCAGCTGCCCTTCGAGGCGCTGGAGTCGGACGCGGTCTTCGACCGGGTGCTCTACGACGGCGCCGAGTTCGGGATGCAGGCGCACCCCGGCAGCGACGAGGAGCAGGACTACCTCGGCATCCCCGGGCTGCTCGAACCCGACCAGGTGCAGATGCTGCTCCAGCGGCGGCAGGCCAAACAGATCGCGCACAGCCGCAAACGGCCCGACGCGGAGGCCGATCTGCTGGAGGTGCCGGCCGAGCGGCGGCCGGTGGTCACCCACAAGGAGCTGCTGGAGCTGCGCAAGCAGCTCAACACGCTGGTGGGGGCGTATGTCCACCAGAGCGGCAAACCGCATGGCGTGATCCACACCGAGCTGCGCCGGGTGTGCGGGGGACCGCCGAGCGCGGAGGCCACGGCCGGGCAGATCCGTGAGCGGATCAAGAAGGTGCGGGAGTGGGCCACGCGGATGCGGTGA
- a CDS encoding IclR family transcriptional regulator, whose protein sequence is MTAETSQTLDRGLRVLKLLADTDHGLTVTELSTKLGVNRTVVYRLLATLEQHSLVRRDIGGRARVGLGVLQLGRQVHPLVREAALPALRSLAEDIGATAHLTLVDGTEALAVAVVEPTWTDYHVAYRAGFRHPLDRGAAGRAILAARAARADDPGYALTHGELEAGASGAAAPLVGVTGIEGSVGVVMLCDAVPERVGPRVMDAAREVADALR, encoded by the coding sequence GTGACCGCGGAGACCTCCCAGACGCTCGACCGGGGACTGCGTGTCCTCAAACTGCTCGCCGACACCGACCACGGGCTGACCGTCACCGAGCTGTCCACCAAGCTCGGCGTCAACCGCACCGTCGTCTACCGACTCCTGGCCACCCTCGAGCAGCACTCCCTGGTCCGCCGTGACATCGGCGGACGGGCACGCGTCGGACTGGGGGTGCTCCAGCTCGGCCGCCAGGTGCATCCGCTGGTCCGGGAGGCGGCACTGCCCGCACTGCGCTCCCTCGCCGAGGACATCGGCGCGACCGCCCACCTCACCCTGGTCGACGGCACCGAGGCCCTCGCGGTCGCGGTCGTCGAGCCGACCTGGACCGACTACCACGTGGCCTACCGGGCGGGGTTCCGCCACCCGCTGGACCGGGGCGCCGCGGGCCGTGCGATCCTCGCCGCCCGCGCGGCCCGCGCCGACGACCCGGGGTACGCCCTCACCCACGGCGAACTGGAAGCGGGCGCGAGCGGTGCGGCCGCCCCGCTGGTGGGGGTGACGGGGATAGAGGGCAGTGTGGGTGTGGTGATGCTCTGCGACGCCGTACCGGAACGGGTCGGCCCGCGGGTGATGGACGCCGCCCGGGAGGTGGCCGACGCGCTCAGGTGA
- a CDS encoding S16 family serine protease, giving the protein MPAVSPRARVLMICSAIVLALLAVAAFAPLPFTVAQPGTTVNVLGTDHGKQVITVSGTGTRKTTGQLRMTTIQATGPDATVRLKDVIGGWLDTDRAVMPRDSVYVGGTTEEIERHNTEEMEKSQSTATSAALGYLHRSPRDVKVTLRLADVGGPSAGLLFSLGIVNKLDGDGSGGDLTGGRTIAGTGTIDAKGTVGAVGGVPLKTQAAKRDGATVFLVPKAECADAKAELPKGLRLIPVTTLKGAVSALRALRSGGKIPHC; this is encoded by the coding sequence ATGCCTGCCGTCTCCCCCCGCGCCCGCGTTCTCATGATCTGCTCCGCGATCGTGCTCGCGCTGCTCGCGGTCGCCGCGTTCGCGCCGCTGCCGTTCACCGTCGCCCAGCCGGGCACCACCGTGAACGTGCTGGGCACCGACCACGGCAAGCAGGTGATCACCGTCTCGGGGACCGGCACCCGCAAGACCACCGGGCAGCTGCGGATGACCACGATCCAGGCGACCGGGCCGGACGCCACCGTGCGGCTGAAGGACGTGATCGGCGGCTGGCTGGACACCGACCGCGCCGTGATGCCGCGCGACTCGGTCTACGTCGGCGGCACCACCGAGGAGATCGAGCGGCACAACACCGAGGAGATGGAGAAGTCGCAGTCCACCGCCACCAGCGCGGCGCTCGGCTATCTCCACCGGTCGCCGCGGGACGTCAAGGTCACCCTGCGCCTGGCGGACGTGGGCGGGCCGAGCGCCGGGCTGCTGTTCTCGCTCGGCATCGTCAACAAGCTGGACGGCGACGGCAGCGGCGGCGACCTCACCGGCGGGCGGACGATCGCGGGCACCGGCACCATCGACGCCAAGGGCACGGTGGGCGCGGTGGGCGGCGTCCCGCTGAAGACGCAGGCGGCCAAGCGGGACGGTGCCACGGTCTTCCTGGTACCCAAGGCCGAGTGCGCGGACGCGAAGGCCGAACTGCCCAAGGGGCTCCGGCTGATTCCCGTCACCACCCTCAAGGGCGCGGTGTCGGCTCTGCGGGCGCTGCGCTCGGGCGGGAAGATCCCGCACTGCTGA
- a CDS encoding transcriptional regulator codes for MAENDKPTPDDEVRVLDPRSLRGLAHPLRMRLLGALREYGPATASQLAERLGESSGATSYHLRQLAAHGFVKDDPERGKGRERWWKAAHRGTRVGTDEFLSHPDPSVRGAMDTLLHEVATTHTQDLSTWLGTLHTWSEEWQLSWDISDFTMRLTPELAKEMRDKVHEVIESYREKEVDQDTENSARFRVHLHAFPRDED; via the coding sequence ATGGCCGAGAACGACAAGCCGACTCCCGACGACGAGGTGCGGGTGCTCGACCCGCGCTCGCTGCGAGGGCTCGCGCACCCACTGCGGATGCGCCTGCTCGGCGCGCTCCGCGAGTACGGACCGGCGACCGCGTCCCAACTGGCCGAGCGGCTGGGCGAGTCCAGTGGTGCCACCAGCTACCACTTGCGGCAGCTCGCCGCGCACGGCTTCGTCAAGGACGACCCGGAGCGCGGCAAGGGCCGGGAGCGGTGGTGGAAGGCGGCGCACCGGGGCACCCGGGTGGGCACCGACGAGTTCCTCAGCCATCCCGACCCGTCCGTGCGCGGGGCGATGGACACCCTGCTCCACGAGGTGGCCACCACCCACACCCAGGATCTGTCCACCTGGCTCGGCACCCTGCACACCTGGTCCGAGGAGTGGCAACTGTCCTGGGACATCAGCGACTTCACGATGCGCCTCACGCCCGAACTGGCCAAGGAAATGCGCGACAAGGTGCACGAGGTGATCGAGAGCTACCGCGAGAAGGAGGTGGACCAGGACACCGAGAACTCGGCCCGGTTCCGGGTCCATCTGCACGCCTTCCCGCGCGACGAGGACTGA